A region from the Geobacillus vulcani PSS1 genome encodes:
- a CDS encoding ATP-binding cassette domain-containing protein — protein sequence MGAGQGAELVFVQVAKRFGAQSVLSDIDLTVKRGEFIAIIGRSGCGKSTLLRLAAGLEEPTSGIIQLDGEPLQGINTKARVMFQDARLLPWRRVIDNVGLGLKGNWREQAAKALEQVGLAERANEWPSVLSGGQRQRVALARALISQPQVLLLDEPLGALDALTRIDMQRLIERLWQEQRFTALLVTHDVDEAVMLADRVVLIENGTCAFDWPVRLPRPRQRGDAAFADLVEAILRRILGPESERGAIAASSLGEKRRAL from the coding sequence ATGGGGGCAGGGCAAGGAGCAGAACTGGTCTTTGTTCAAGTGGCCAAGCGATTTGGTGCTCAATCGGTGTTAAGCGACATCGATTTGACGGTGAAACGCGGGGAGTTTATCGCCATCATCGGACGAAGCGGCTGCGGCAAAAGCACGTTATTGCGCTTGGCTGCCGGCTTGGAGGAGCCCACATCGGGAATCATTCAACTCGATGGCGAGCCGCTCCAAGGAATCAATACGAAAGCCCGGGTCATGTTTCAAGATGCTCGTCTGTTGCCATGGCGGCGCGTCATCGACAACGTTGGCCTCGGTTTGAAAGGGAATTGGCGGGAACAGGCGGCCAAGGCGCTTGAGCAAGTCGGGTTAGCAGAGCGCGCCAATGAGTGGCCGTCGGTGCTGTCCGGCGGCCAACGGCAACGGGTGGCGCTCGCCCGTGCGCTGATCAGTCAGCCGCAGGTATTGTTGCTCGATGAACCGCTTGGTGCGCTCGACGCCTTGACGAGAATTGATATGCAACGGTTGATCGAACGGCTATGGCAGGAACAACGTTTCACCGCTTTGTTGGTCACGCACGATGTCGATGAAGCGGTGATGTTGGCGGACCGCGTGGTGCTGATTGAAAACGGAACGTGCGCGTTTGATTGGCCGGTGCGCCTGCCGCGGCCGCGGCAGCGCGGCGATGCGGCGTTTGCGGATTTGGTGGAGGCGATTTTGCGCCGCATTTTGGGGCCTGAATCCGAACGGGGCGCTATCGCTGCCAGTTCGCTCGGTGAAAAAAGGAGGGCGTTATAG
- a CDS encoding aliphatic sulfonate ABC transporter substrate-binding protein, whose translation MKKQFSWLLGFSVFLCLLLAACGQERSTSSSASKGAASADSWPEELHIGYQKSSFSLFLKEKGYLEKQLQKHGVQVKWFEFQSGPPLLEALNSGQIDIGYVGGAPAILAQANPHSQLAYIAYEPEVARAIIVSKTSSIHTVADLKGKKVAFGKGSSAHYTLLTALETAGLTLNDITPVYLQPAEARTAFERGDVDAWVIWDPFLADAEVNGGARILIDANRLPKQYGFIVARNQYVKQYANVAKTVIDQLNHVHQEIHSSPDEAAKLLAKETKIDAAVWKRTLSRRGYGVFPLTKEVIAAQQRIADQFYKAGLVSKRVNVKEAVVFVKEERKTK comes from the coding sequence ATGAAAAAACAGTTCAGTTGGTTGCTTGGGTTCAGCGTATTCCTGTGCCTGCTGCTAGCAGCGTGCGGCCAAGAACGAAGCACCTCTTCCTCCGCGTCCAAGGGCGCGGCATCCGCCGATTCATGGCCGGAAGAATTGCATATCGGCTATCAAAAATCATCGTTTTCGCTCTTTTTAAAAGAGAAGGGTTATTTGGAAAAACAATTGCAAAAGCACGGTGTGCAAGTAAAATGGTTTGAATTTCAATCGGGTCCGCCCTTGCTTGAGGCATTAAATAGTGGACAAATCGACATTGGATATGTGGGAGGTGCGCCGGCCATACTGGCGCAAGCGAATCCGCATTCGCAATTGGCTTATATTGCATATGAACCCGAAGTGGCGCGGGCGATCATTGTGTCGAAAACATCATCGATCCATACGGTAGCGGACTTAAAAGGAAAAAAAGTGGCTTTTGGGAAAGGGTCAAGCGCTCACTATACACTGTTGACCGCTTTGGAAACGGCCGGACTGACGTTGAACGATATTACCCCGGTGTATTTACAACCAGCTGAGGCGCGCACTGCATTTGAGCGCGGCGATGTGGACGCTTGGGTGATTTGGGATCCCTTTTTGGCTGATGCAGAGGTGAATGGGGGAGCACGTATATTGATCGATGCGAACCGATTGCCGAAACAATATGGATTTATTGTGGCACGAAACCAATACGTGAAACAGTATGCCAATGTAGCGAAAACAGTGATTGACCAACTGAACCACGTCCATCAAGAAATCCATTCTTCTCCAGACGAAGCTGCGAAATTATTGGCCAAAGAAACGAAAATTGATGCAGCCGTTTGGAAACGGACGTTGAGTCGAAGGGGATATGGCGTGTTCCCGCTGACCAAGGAGGTGATCGCGGCTCAACAACGCATTGCCGATCAGTTTTATAAAGCCGGATTGGTTTCGAAACGAGTCAATGTGAAAGAGGCGGTTGTGTTTGTCAAGGAAGAGCGGAAGACAAAATGA
- a CDS encoding lysylphosphatidylglycerol synthase transmembrane domain-containing protein, translating into MNGKRAARLARAMVGAALIVLFAWLTHRYFDGRLLLAPLAELARQPVRFAAVLLVYGASFWLRAWAWKQYVGKPLGLSVYGRAVLLSLFVNHVAPVKIGDAARVAVLARQPGVSLGEAVESVAVMRFLDMAMLGGWTVIGTYAYSHHIPRVPLLAAAVAAAFALTVVVLRRPLRLERLWRRWRTVFQGRRGVGIVAAVAASWLCEAAIIGAVAETVGLSLSFWQAVWVNSATVSGQIVQVAPGGLGTYEAVMAFALTTLGASGERAYAAAVVTHAVKFLFSYAAGAVVLAFWRSDWQVVQGVWKKGREKR; encoded by the coding sequence ATGAACGGTAAGCGGGCGGCCCGTTTGGCGCGCGCCATGGTTGGCGCGGCGCTCATCGTGCTGTTCGCCTGGCTGACGCATCGCTATTTTGACGGCCGCCTCTTGCTTGCCCCTCTCGCAGAACTGGCCCGCCAGCCCGTTCGCTTCGCCGCTGTGCTGCTTGTGTATGGCGCTTCGTTTTGGCTGCGGGCGTGGGCGTGGAAGCAATATGTCGGGAAGCCGCTTGGGCTGTCGGTCTATGGGCGCGCCGTGCTCCTCAGTTTGTTTGTCAATCATGTCGCCCCTGTGAAAATCGGCGATGCCGCCCGTGTCGCCGTGCTCGCCCGCCAGCCCGGCGTTTCGCTCGGCGAGGCGGTGGAATCGGTGGCGGTGATGCGGTTCCTTGATATGGCGATGCTGGGCGGATGGACGGTCATTGGGACGTATGCGTATAGCCATCATATTCCCCGGGTTCCGCTCTTGGCAGCGGCCGTTGCCGCCGCGTTCGCGCTGACCGTGGTCGTGCTTCGCCGCCCGCTCCGCCTCGAGCGGTTATGGCGGCGCTGGCGGACGGTGTTTCAGGGCCGCCGCGGAGTGGGGATCGTCGCGGCGGTGGCGGCGAGCTGGCTGTGCGAGGCGGCGATCATTGGCGCGGTCGCTGAGACCGTGGGCCTTTCGCTTTCCTTTTGGCAGGCGGTATGGGTCAACAGCGCGACCGTTTCCGGCCAAATCGTCCAAGTGGCTCCCGGCGGGCTCGGAACGTATGAGGCGGTGATGGCGTTTGCGCTGACGACGTTGGGGGCCTCAGGAGAACGCGCCTATGCGGCGGCCGTAGTCACCCATGCGGTGAAATTTCTATTTTCCTACGCGGCCGGGGCCGTTGTGCTCGCGTTTTGGCGGTCCGACTGGCAGGTGGTGCAGGGCGTGTGGAAAAAGGGAAGGGAGAAGCGATGA
- a CDS encoding glycosyltransferase family 2 protein gives MKKQRVIVFLPAHNEEEAIGDVIRRIPRHFHPDVEVSVLVIDDGSTDRTAEVAKEAGADIICRLPENRGLGAAVRRGLEECVRLGADIGVMIDADNEYPPEQIPDLLAPIFAGEADYTIGSRFLGTIRGMKWHRRLGNYLFTWLQSLLLGQRLYDGQSGMRAFSRQAMEEAEIIHDYNYAQVLTLNLVRKGFRLKEVPIRYQVRTTGRSFIKFTAYMTAVIPAIWKEMRRPVKKVAVDREAHGRSQERARHCS, from the coding sequence ATGAAGAAGCAGCGCGTCATCGTCTTTTTGCCGGCGCACAATGAAGAAGAAGCGATTGGCGACGTCATCCGCCGCATTCCGCGTCATTTTCATCCCGATGTAGAGGTCAGCGTCTTGGTCATTGATGATGGATCGACGGACCGAACGGCCGAAGTAGCGAAAGAAGCGGGGGCCGATATCATTTGCCGCTTGCCGGAAAACCGCGGCCTCGGGGCGGCGGTGCGGCGGGGGCTTGAAGAGTGTGTCCGCCTCGGCGCCGATATCGGCGTGATGATCGACGCTGACAACGAATATCCGCCGGAACAAATCCCCGACCTGTTGGCGCCGATTTTTGCCGGCGAGGCCGATTATACGATTGGCTCGCGCTTCCTTGGCACGATTCGCGGCATGAAATGGCATCGCCGCCTCGGGAATTATTTGTTCACTTGGCTGCAGTCGCTGCTTCTCGGACAGCGGCTCTATGACGGACAGTCGGGGATGCGCGCCTTTTCGCGCCAAGCGATGGAGGAGGCGGAAATCATCCACGATTACAACTACGCCCAAGTGCTGACGCTCAACTTGGTGCGCAAAGGGTTTCGCTTGAAAGAAGTGCCGATCCGCTATCAAGTGCGGACGACCGGCCGTTCGTTCATCAAATTCACCGCCTATATGACCGCGGTCATTCCGGCCATATGGAAGGAAATGCGCCGTCCGGTGAAAAAGGTGGCCGTCGATCGAGAAGCGCATGGGCGCTCCCAAGAGCGGGCGCGCCATTGCTCGTAA
- the ssuD gene encoding FMNH2-dependent alkanesulfonate monooxygenase, producing the protein MELLWFIPSHGDGRYLGTTKGGRSPEYSYFKQVAQAADRLGYTGVLIPTGKSCEDPWLLASALVAETERLRFLVAVRPGLMTPTLAARMTSTLDRLSNGRLLVNVVAGGDPVELAGDGLFLSHDERYEATDEFLTVWRRLLAGEEVTLTGKHVSVQGAKLLFPAVQKPYPRVFFGGSSEAGQRVAARHADVYLTWGEPLEQVKEKIEQVKELARQAGREIEFGIRLHIIVRETETEAWEAAERLIRYVDERTIEEAQRVFARYDSVGQQRMRQLHSGRKEALEISPNLWAGIGLVRGGAGTALVGDPETVAERLREYEQLGIRYFILSGYPHLEEAYRVAELLFPLLPLNIPSSSIRGEVVGHEFFPNVIKV; encoded by the coding sequence ATGGAATTGCTTTGGTTTATTCCTTCTCACGGGGATGGGCGATATTTAGGGACGACGAAAGGCGGCCGCTCTCCTGAATACAGCTATTTTAAACAAGTGGCTCAAGCGGCTGACCGCTTAGGATATACGGGTGTGCTCATTCCGACCGGCAAATCGTGCGAAGATCCGTGGCTGCTTGCTTCGGCATTGGTGGCCGAAACGGAACGATTGCGCTTTCTTGTCGCTGTTCGTCCAGGACTGATGACGCCGACGTTGGCGGCCCGCATGACGTCGACGTTGGATCGCCTTTCGAACGGGCGGCTCCTCGTCAACGTGGTCGCCGGGGGCGATCCGGTTGAACTTGCGGGCGATGGCTTGTTTTTATCCCATGATGAACGCTACGAGGCAACAGATGAGTTTTTGACCGTTTGGCGTCGATTGCTCGCGGGAGAGGAAGTGACGTTGACGGGAAAGCATGTGTCCGTCCAAGGAGCCAAGCTGTTGTTTCCAGCGGTGCAAAAACCGTATCCACGCGTCTTTTTTGGCGGATCGTCAGAGGCGGGGCAACGGGTGGCGGCCCGCCATGCGGATGTATATTTGACTTGGGGAGAGCCGCTGGAACAAGTGAAAGAGAAAATCGAACAAGTAAAAGAACTTGCCCGCCAAGCGGGAAGAGAAATCGAATTTGGCATTCGCCTTCACATTATCGTGCGCGAAACGGAAACGGAAGCATGGGAAGCGGCGGAGCGATTGATTCGCTACGTGGATGAGCGGACGATTGAAGAAGCGCAGCGGGTCTTTGCCCGGTACGATTCGGTCGGGCAGCAACGGATGCGGCAGCTGCACAGCGGCAGAAAAGAAGCGTTGGAGATCAGTCCGAATCTTTGGGCGGGCATTGGACTTGTGCGCGGCGGAGCCGGCACCGCTCTTGTCGGCGATCCGGAAACCGTGGCCGAGCGTCTTCGCGAGTATGAGCAGCTGGGCATCCGCTACTTCATTTTATCCGGCTACCCGCATCTGGAAGAGGCGTATCGAGTGGCGGAGCTGTTATTCCCATTGTTGCCTTTGAATATTCCTTCTTCATCTATTCGCGGAGAGGTTGTGGGCCATGAATTTTTCCCTAATGTGATTAAAGTGTGA
- a CDS encoding alkaline phosphatase family protein, translated as MKEASRFEKIAARCWNLLNEGKPFTPIFAFGVMVIGHAADLIHGHALAWLLGLAAALPLFVVYYVYDYPLFLRNYLWIPYMVFLIVWSFADVALLLLSAGLYFFFTVFFWGTLYYHLRIGTSWWNFTRFWKLVLKNSDSTSGNAQEQLPKLFLLLSVWEYAASLAEGGADWLPLCGPFWLFAAAVWLFSWILHRHLFDWQPEIIPTYTSNVPSPTAPVSDKVYVIVIDGMRKDRFEAANAPFLKRLRAQGTEFAQMETVYPARTVVCFTSMLTGTYPFEHGIRSNMVWKLGAKVETIFDSLRKIGKTGRLLGIAHLVDSFGDDVETVTAVMPNDLADRYIIERAKRIVEEQNPDLLVVQLIATDQTGHSRGVLYDEYIEKIEEADALIAEFVSWLEERGELERATLIVCADHGQADGIGGHGHLDEGERYVPFFLYGPAIERGKRIDEKRSLVSLAPTIAYLLGAPYPSHSRGPVLIEAIRKEERDEEAARHRLFAGAQ; from the coding sequence ATGAAAGAAGCATCACGATTCGAAAAAATTGCGGCGCGCTGCTGGAATTTGTTGAATGAAGGAAAGCCGTTCACGCCGATTTTCGCTTTCGGGGTGATGGTCATCGGTCATGCCGCTGACCTCATTCATGGGCACGCTTTGGCTTGGCTGCTCGGCTTGGCGGCGGCGCTGCCACTTTTTGTTGTCTACTACGTTTACGATTATCCGCTGTTTTTGCGCAATTATTTATGGATTCCGTATATGGTCTTTCTCATCGTGTGGTCGTTTGCCGATGTTGCCTTATTGCTGCTTTCGGCCGGGCTCTATTTTTTCTTTACCGTCTTTTTTTGGGGGACGCTGTATTACCATTTGCGCATCGGCACGTCATGGTGGAATTTCACCCGCTTTTGGAAACTGGTGCTGAAAAACAGTGATTCGACGAGCGGCAACGCCCAAGAGCAGCTGCCGAAATTGTTCCTTTTGCTGTCGGTGTGGGAATATGCGGCGTCTTTGGCGGAAGGCGGAGCCGATTGGCTGCCGCTGTGCGGGCCGTTTTGGCTGTTTGCCGCTGCGGTGTGGCTGTTTTCATGGATTTTGCACCGTCATTTGTTTGACTGGCAGCCGGAGATCATTCCGACTTACACGAGCAACGTGCCGAGTCCCACCGCGCCGGTCAGTGACAAAGTGTACGTCATCGTGATTGACGGGATGCGCAAAGACCGGTTTGAAGCGGCGAACGCCCCGTTTTTGAAACGGCTGCGCGCGCAAGGAACGGAATTTGCGCAAATGGAAACCGTCTATCCGGCGCGCACCGTCGTCTGCTTCACCTCGATGCTGACGGGGACGTATCCGTTTGAGCACGGCATCCGGTCCAATATGGTATGGAAGCTTGGGGCGAAAGTGGAGACGATTTTCGATTCGCTTCGGAAAATCGGAAAAACCGGCCGCTTGCTCGGCATCGCCCATTTGGTCGATTCGTTCGGCGACGATGTCGAAACGGTGACGGCCGTCATGCCGAACGACCTGGCCGATCGTTATATTATCGAGCGGGCGAAGCGCATCGTCGAGGAACAAAACCCGGACTTGCTCGTCGTGCAATTGATCGCCACCGATCAGACCGGCCATAGCCGCGGTGTCTTGTATGATGAGTATATCGAAAAAATTGAAGAAGCGGACGCCTTGATCGCTGAGTTTGTCAGCTGGCTTGAGGAACGGGGCGAGCTCGAGCGCGCGACATTGATCGTCTGCGCCGACCATGGCCAAGCGGATGGCATCGGCGGCCACGGCCACCTCGATGAAGGGGAGCGGTATGTGCCGTTTTTTCTATACGGTCCGGCGATTGAGCGAGGAAAACGAATCGACGAGAAAAGAAGCCTCGTTTCGCTGGCGCCGACGATCGCCTATTTGCTTGGGGCGCCATATCCGAGCCATAGCCGCGGCCCGGTTTTAATTGAGGCGATACGAAAGGAGGAGCGCGATGAAGAAGCAGCGCGTCATCGTCTTTTTGCCGGCGCACAATGA
- a CDS encoding NAD-dependent epimerase/dehydratase family protein, translating into MKVVVTGGAGFIGSHLAARLHEQGHEVAAIDCFHPYYPAERKERQFHALTGGRVPLARFDLLDGEATKRWFSQFRPDVVFHLAALPGVPYSLAHPLAYIDYDIKATVNVLAAAGEAGTGHVLFASSSSVYGDRGNVPLKEEMADGRVVSPYAAAKYGAESFCHAYAHLYGYRMTMFRYFTVYGPWGRPDMAIGTFLHRLLAGEEIVVYGQGTARDYTYIDDIVAGMIAALHRGGGRSEVFNLGAGSPVTMEQLLAELRKHFPDMKIVQAPERKGDVKATWADITKAKQAFGYEPNVPFAEGLARTVAWAREHER; encoded by the coding sequence ATGAAAGTGGTGGTGACCGGGGGAGCGGGGTTTATTGGCAGCCATTTGGCCGCTCGTCTGCACGAACAAGGTCATGAAGTGGCAGCGATCGATTGTTTTCATCCGTATTATCCTGCTGAACGGAAGGAGCGGCAGTTTCACGCGCTCACCGGCGGCCGGGTGCCGCTTGCCCGCTTCGACTTGCTTGATGGGGAAGCGACGAAGCGCTGGTTCAGCCAGTTTCGCCCTGATGTCGTCTTTCATTTGGCGGCGCTGCCGGGCGTGCCGTATTCGTTGGCGCATCCGCTCGCTTACATCGATTATGACATTAAGGCGACCGTGAACGTTTTGGCGGCGGCGGGAGAGGCGGGAACCGGCCATGTGTTGTTCGCCTCGTCGTCATCGGTGTACGGCGACCGCGGCAATGTCCCGCTCAAGGAAGAAATGGCGGACGGCCGCGTCGTCTCGCCGTATGCAGCCGCGAAATACGGAGCAGAGTCGTTTTGTCACGCGTACGCGCATTTGTACGGATACCGGATGACGATGTTCCGCTATTTTACGGTGTATGGCCCGTGGGGGCGGCCCGATATGGCGATCGGCACGTTTTTGCACCGGTTGTTGGCAGGCGAGGAGATTGTCGTATATGGCCAAGGGACGGCGCGCGATTATACGTACATCGATGATATCGTCGCCGGTATGATCGCAGCGCTTCACCGCGGCGGCGGACGAAGCGAAGTGTTCAACTTGGGGGCGGGGTCGCCCGTTACGATGGAGCAGCTGCTCGCTGAGCTGCGGAAGCATTTTCCCGATATGAAAATCGTGCAGGCGCCGGAGCGGAAAGGTGATGTGAAAGCGACGTGGGCGGACATTACGAAGGCGAAGCAGGCGTTTGGCTATGAGCCAAACGTACCGTTTGCCGAAGGGTTGGCGCGGACGGTGGCGTGGGCGCGCGAACATGAACGGTAA
- the ssuE gene encoding NADPH-dependent FMN reductase encodes MTTVTILSGSPSRVSKTNRVAEWVKEQLQRLGHTVHLVRLRDLPAEDLLYANDSSEPIAKTHEWIQQSKAIIVLSPVYKGSYTGILKAYLDLLPEKAFKEKLVVPIVTGGTIAHLLALEYALKPIFSILGARNILHGVFILDWTLGHDDEGRLVLSDDLLSRMQEVIHAVSQLNQDRAVS; translated from the coding sequence ATGACAACGGTGACCATCCTTTCGGGAAGCCCATCACGTGTTTCCAAAACGAATCGTGTAGCTGAATGGGTGAAGGAGCAGCTGCAACGGCTTGGCCACACCGTGCATCTCGTTCGTTTGCGCGATCTGCCTGCTGAAGATTTGCTTTATGCGAACGACTCAAGTGAGCCGATCGCCAAAACACATGAGTGGATCCAGCAGTCGAAAGCGATCATTGTGTTGAGCCCTGTGTATAAAGGAAGTTATACTGGCATTTTAAAAGCATATTTGGATTTGCTGCCGGAAAAAGCGTTTAAAGAAAAACTCGTCGTGCCGATTGTCACCGGAGGAACCATTGCTCATTTGTTGGCGCTCGAATATGCGCTCAAACCGATTTTCTCTATTTTGGGAGCCCGAAACATTTTGCATGGCGTCTTTATTTTAGACTGGACGTTGGGTCATGATGATGAAGGTCGGCTCGTGCTTTCGGATGACTTGCTATCACGCATGCAGGAAGTCATTCATGCGGTTTCTCAACTCAATCAAGACCGGGCCGTTTCATAA
- the ssuC gene encoding aliphatic sulfonate ABC transporter permease SsuC has product MKSSKWTEWTWGKAVPWVLPVALLVAWQVTVETGWLSSRVLPAPTAVMAAAWHLGSSGELWQHLSISFGRAVAGFAIGGSIGFLLGLVNGVFRPAERLLDTSIQMIRNIPHLAMIPLVILWFGIGEEAKVFLVALGVLFPIYVNTWHGIRNVDAGLLEMGRVYGLGPWALFWRIWLPGALPAILVGVRYALGIMWLTLIVAETIAADRGIGYLAMNAREFMQTDVVVFSILLYALFGKLADSIARFLESRLLRWNVNYQHRP; this is encoded by the coding sequence ATGAAATCGTCGAAATGGACAGAATGGACCTGGGGGAAGGCGGTGCCGTGGGTGTTGCCTGTTGCTCTGCTTGTGGCATGGCAAGTGACTGTAGAAACCGGTTGGTTGTCTTCGCGGGTGCTGCCGGCGCCAACCGCCGTCATGGCGGCCGCTTGGCACCTCGGGTCGAGCGGGGAGCTATGGCAGCATTTATCCATCAGTTTTGGGCGAGCGGTGGCTGGATTCGCGATCGGCGGGTCTATCGGGTTTCTTCTTGGCCTAGTCAACGGGGTGTTTCGCCCGGCGGAGCGTTTGTTGGACACATCGATCCAAATGATTCGCAATATTCCGCATTTGGCGATGATTCCGCTCGTCATTTTATGGTTTGGCATCGGTGAAGAGGCGAAAGTGTTTCTCGTTGCGCTTGGCGTTCTTTTTCCGATTTATGTCAACACTTGGCATGGCATTCGCAATGTGGATGCGGGCTTGCTGGAAATGGGGCGGGTCTATGGGTTGGGGCCGTGGGCGTTGTTTTGGCGCATCTGGCTGCCGGGCGCGTTGCCGGCGATTTTGGTTGGCGTGCGTTATGCGCTCGGCATCATGTGGTTGACCTTAATCGTAGCGGAAACGATCGCTGCCGACCGCGGCATCGGGTATTTGGCCATGAATGCGCGCGAGTTTATGCAAACCGATGTCGTCGTCTTCAGTATTTTGCTTTACGCGCTGTTTGGCAAGCTCGCCGACAGCATCGCCCGTTTTTTGGAAAGCCGTTTACTTCGCTGGAATGTCAACTATCAACATCGGCCGTAG